A part of Cervus elaphus chromosome 11, mCerEla1.1, whole genome shotgun sequence genomic DNA contains:
- the SNRPG gene encoding small nuclear ribonucleoprotein G, translating into MSKAHPPELKKFMDKKLSLKLNGGRHVQGILRGFDPFMNLVIDECVEMATSGQQNNIGMVVIRGNSIIMLEALERV; encoded by the exons ATGAGCAAAGCCCACCCTCCCGAGTTGAAGAA ATTTATGGACAAGAAGTTATCAT TGAAATTAAATGGTGGCAGACATGTCCAAGGAATATTGCGGGGATTTGATCCCTTTATGAATCTTGTGATAGATGAATGTGTGGAGATGGCAACTAGTGGGCAACAGAACAATATTGGAATGGTG gTAATACGAGGAAATAGCATCATCATGTTAGAAGCCTTGGAACGAGTATGA
- the PCYOX1 gene encoding prenylcysteine oxidase 1, translating into MEPVASGLECSTLRLWLGLLLLCSWWYPGSAEPRAPPEKIAVIGAGIGGTSAAYYLRQKFGKDVKIHVFEKGKVGGRLATLNVEGQEFESGGSVIHPLNLHMKRFVKDLGLSAVQSPSGLVGVYNGETLVYEESSWFIINMIKLIWHYGFQSLRMHMWVEDVLDKFMRIYRYQSHDYAFSSVEKLLHSLGGDDYLGLFNRSLLETLQKAGFSEKFLDEIITPVMRVNYGQTTNINGFVGAVSMSCTDPGLWAVKGGNKLVCSRLLQASRSNLVSGLVMSIEEKTRTKQTGNSSKVYEVVYQTGSETHSDFYDIVLVATPLNRKMSNINFLNFDPPIEEFHQHYEPLVTTLIKGELNSTVFSSRALNEFHLGTVLTTDNPDLFINSIGLVSPVEEDSNPQPKADIAHVWKIFSAAPLSKEQILKLFVSYDYAVKQSWLACPHYTPPEKCPSIILHDRLYYLNGIEFAASAMEMSAIAGYNAALLAYHRWNGNTHMIDQEDLYERLKTEL; encoded by the exons ATGGAACCCGTAGCTTCTGGCCTCGAGTGTTCGACTCTGCGGCTGTGGCTGGGGCTGTTGCTGCTATGCAGCTGGTGGTACCCTGGGAGCGCCGAGCCGCGGGCCCCGCCGGAGAAGATCG CGGTTATTGGAGCTGGAATTGGTGGCACTTCAGCAGCCTATTATCTGCGGCAGAAATTTGGGAAGGATGTGAAGATTCAcgtttttgaaaaaggaaaggtgGGAGGCCGTCTGGCCACCTTGAATGTGGAGGGGCAAGAATTTGAGTCAGGAGGTTCTGTCATCCATCCTTTAAATCTGCACATGAAACGTTTTGTCAAGGATCTGG GTCTCTCTGCTGTTCAGAGCCCTAGTGGCCTAGTGGGGGTGTATAATGGAGAGACCCTGGTATATGAGGAGAGCAGCTGGTTTATAATTAACATGATTAAACTAATTTGGCACTATGGATTTCAGTCCCTCCGAATGCACATGTGGGTAGAGGATGTATTAGACAAGTTTATGAG GATCTACCGCTACCAGTCTCATGACTATGCCTTCAGTAGCGTAGAAAAGTTACTGCATTCCCTAGGAGGGGACGACTATCTTGGATTATTTAACCGGTCACTTCTTGAAACCTTGCAGAAAGCAGGCTTCTCTGAGAAGTTCCTTGATGAAATTATTACTCCTGTCATGAGGGTAAATTATGGCCAAACTACAAACATCAATGGCTTTGTAG GGGCAGTGTCAATGTCCTGTACTGATCCTGGCCTTTGGGCAGTAAAAGGTGGCAATAAACTTGTTTGCTCAAGGCTCCTTCAGGCTTCCAGAAGCAATCTTGTCTCGGGCTTAGTAATGTCCATAGAGGAGAAAACAAGGACCAAGCAGACGG GAAATTCCTCAAAGGTATATGAAGTGGTCTACCAAACTGGATCTGAGACCCATTCAGACTTCTATGATATTGTCCTGGTGGCCACTCCATTGAATCGGAAAATGTCCAACATCAATTTTCTCAACTTCGATCCTCCAATTGAGGAATTCCATCAACACTACGAACCTTTAGTGACAACTTTAATTAAAGGGGAGTTGAATTCAACTGTCTTTAGCTCTAGAGCCTTAAATGAGTTTCATCTTggtacagtcttaaccactgataATCCAGATTTATTCATTAACAGCATTGGGCTTGTGTCCCCTGTAGAAGAAGACAGTAATCCTCAGCCAAAAGCAGATATAGCACATGTCTGGAAGATCTTTTCTGCAGCACCACTTAgtaaagaacaaattttaaagcTCTTTGTGTCCTACGATTATGCTGTGAAGCAGTCATGGCTTGCATGCCCTCATTATACACCTCCAGAGAAATGCCCCTCCATCATACTTCACGATCGACTTTATTACCTCAACGGCATAGAGTTTGCAGCAAGTGCCATGGAAATGAGTGCCATTGCAGGCTACAATGCTGCTCTCCTTGCCTATCACCGCTGGAATGGGAACACACACATGATTGACCAAGAGGACTTATATGAGAGACTTAAAACGGAACTATGA